The Candidatus Omnitrophota bacterium genome contains the following window.
GGAAGGAATGTAGGGCGTTTCATGACTGCCTCCAGTTTTATTCAAATCAAGGAACATTTAAAGAACAGAAATTATCCAATTAAAGTATAGAGCATATATAGGCATTGGCAAGAGGGGATTTTCTTACTTGACAGCAGGGCATTGACCTGCTATATTTGCACCAACATTGAGCTTTGATCTTTTAACCTGGTCCTGTGAGGCTGGAAAGGATTTATATGGTTTTTGAGCGTGTTTTGTTCATAACTGCCCGTTTCTCTAGTATTTAGAGAGGCGGGTATTTTATTTTAGCGAGAGATCTACAGGGGAGACATTATGTCTGCAGCTCAAATTATGGATCAGGACGCCATCCGCCGCGCGGTTTTGCGCATGGCGCATGAGATCCTGGAAAAAGGCGGGAGCAAGGACCTGGCCATCATCGGCATACGCACCCGCGGGGTGGTTTTGGCTGAACGTTTGCGCAAGGCCATCAAGGACATTGAGGGCAAGGACGTGCCAAGCGGGATCCTGGACATCACACTTTACCGCGATGACCTGACCATGGTGGGCGCCAAACCTGTGGTGCGCGAAACGCTCATTGATTTTGACATTACAGACAAACGCATTGTTCTGGTGGACGATGTGTTTTTTACAGGGCGCACCATACGGGCGGCTTTGGACGCTCTGGTGGATTTCGGCCGGCCGGCGCTGATCCAACTGGCGGTGCTCGTTGACCGCGGGCATCGCGAACTGCCCATCCGCGCCGATTTCGTGGGCAAGAACATCCCGACGGCAAAATCCCAGAACGTGCGGGTGTTTTTGGGCGAGTCCGATGGTAAAAGCGACCATGTGGACGTGGAGGGATCATGACGCAATGGAAGCATAAACATCTTCTGGGCCTGCAGGACCTGACCGCCGAGGACATAGAACTCGTTTTGGACACGGCGCGTTCGTTCAAAGAGGTTTCTTCGCGCGACATCAAGAAGGTGCCCGCGCTTCGCGGCAAGACCGTGGTCATGCTCTTTTTTGAACCCTCCACGCGCACGCGCATTTCATTTGAACTGGCGGCCAAACGTTTGTCCGCCGATACGCTCAACATCGCGGTCAGCGTTTCCTCGACGACAAAAGGGGAAACACTGCTGGACACCGCGCGCAACATTGAGGCCATGAACGTGGACCTGATGGTGGTGCGCCACGGCACGTCCGGCTCGCCTTTTATCCTGGCCCAAGGATTGAAATGTTCGGTGGTCAATGCCGGCGACGGCTGCCGCGAACATCCCACCCAGGCCCTGCTGGACCTTTTTACGCTCAAAGAAAAATTCGGAAGGATCAAGGGCCTGCGGGTCGGCATTGTCGGCGACATCCTGCATTCGCGGGTGGCGCGTTCCAACATCTGGGGTTTGACCAAATTGGGCGCCAAGGTCACCGTGTGCGGCCCGGCCACGCTCATGCCGCGCGGTATTGAGGCCATGGGTGTGGAGGTTTGTTATGACATCAGGAAACTCATCAAGAACAGCGACGCGCTGATCACCCTTCGCCTGCAGAAGGAACGCCAGCAGGACAAGTTCCTGCCGAGTTTGCGCGAATACGGCCGGCTGTTCGGCATCAACCGGGAAAAACTGGCCGAGGGATCCAGCGATCTCATCGTCATGCACCCGGGGCCGACCAACCGCGGGGTTGAACTCTCCGCCGAGGTTGCCGACGGGAAACAATCGGTCATCCTGGACCAGGTCACCAACGGCGTTGCCGTGCGCATGGCGGTGCTTTATTTGGTGCTGGGGACAAAACCCGGCACGGAAGGATAAACGTATGGGACTGCTCATTAAAAACGCGATGATCGTCAACGCGGACAAAATTTGGGATAAGCCGC
Protein-coding sequences here:
- a CDS encoding aspartate carbamoyltransferase catalytic subunit produces the protein MTQWKHKHLLGLQDLTAEDIELVLDTARSFKEVSSRDIKKVPALRGKTVVMLFFEPSTRTRISFELAAKRLSADTLNIAVSVSSTTKGETLLDTARNIEAMNVDLMVVRHGTSGSPFILAQGLKCSVVNAGDGCREHPTQALLDLFTLKEKFGRIKGLRVGIVGDILHSRVARSNIWGLTKLGAKVTVCGPATLMPRGIEAMGVEVCYDIRKLIKNSDALITLRLQKERQQDKFLPSLREYGRLFGINREKLAEGSSDLIVMHPGPTNRGVELSAEVADGKQSVILDQVTNGVAVRMAVLYLVLGTKPGTEG
- the pyrR gene encoding bifunctional pyr operon transcriptional regulator/uracil phosphoribosyltransferase PyrR gives rise to the protein MSAAQIMDQDAIRRAVLRMAHEILEKGGSKDLAIIGIRTRGVVLAERLRKAIKDIEGKDVPSGILDITLYRDDLTMVGAKPVVRETLIDFDITDKRIVLVDDVFFTGRTIRAALDALVDFGRPALIQLAVLVDRGHRELPIRADFVGKNIPTAKSQNVRVFLGESDGKSDHVDVEGS